In Arthrobacter burdickii, one DNA window encodes the following:
- a CDS encoding DUF4386 domain-containing protein, protein MFFLLTEVGAITGRALYSPILEGTDYITGAGADNSILLGGLFELLLVIAAVGTAVTLYPIIKRQNEGVALAFVAARVLEAAVLLVGILSLLSIVTLRQQFDGVADTDLTALSTIGSALAALHSWTFLFGPNFALGAASLLLAYLMYSSGLVPRAIAVLGLVGGTLISLSALAVMFGAYEQTSTIGLLVALPVFTWELSLAVWLIAKGFRPVSILTTQSTLTDVAAAVR, encoded by the coding sequence GTGTTCTTCCTCCTCACCGAAGTGGGCGCGATCACCGGGCGAGCCCTCTACAGTCCGATCCTGGAAGGCACCGATTACATCACCGGCGCCGGCGCGGACAATTCAATCCTTCTGGGCGGGCTCTTCGAGCTGCTTCTGGTGATCGCCGCCGTCGGCACCGCTGTCACGCTGTACCCGATCATCAAGCGACAGAATGAAGGGGTCGCTCTTGCCTTCGTCGCGGCCCGCGTGCTGGAAGCAGCAGTTCTTCTCGTCGGAATCCTCAGCCTGTTGTCGATCGTCACACTTCGACAGCAATTCGACGGCGTCGCAGACACAGACCTGACGGCGCTTTCCACTATCGGCTCCGCACTGGCGGCCCTGCACAGCTGGACATTCCTGTTCGGACCGAACTTCGCCCTGGGTGCCGCTTCGCTGCTCCTGGCCTACCTGATGTATTCATCGGGTCTGGTGCCCCGCGCGATCGCCGTGCTCGGGCTGGTCGGCGGGACGCTGATCTCCCTTTCCGCGCTCGCAGTGATGTTCGGCGCCTATGAGCAGACGTCCACCATCGGCCTCCTCGTCGCGCTTCCAGTCTTCACCTGGGAGCTCTCCCTGGCGGTGTGGCTCATCGCCAAGGGCTTCCGCCCGGTAAGCATCCTCACCACGCAGTCAACCCTGACCGACGTGGCTGCGGCTGTGCGATAA